The proteins below come from a single Gimesia alba genomic window:
- a CDS encoding TlpA family protein disulfide reductase, protein MQGTEARRKPRPPFKVGDAAPEFWGYHAGGEAYDYGKSFRGKTILLIFWSLEDPDHEQLNGRLRKIRRRFLDQQDFIMVSQCVDQDYEKWIAYCKRQKPLDGNAFYSDGKWIHQTQGGFNLDELNSAKEFGMTKTPAFFLLGPQRKFLAVKIPEKQLVEQIQAVLKQQTGR, encoded by the coding sequence GTGCAGGGGACGGAAGCGCGTCGTAAGCCGCGGCCGCCGTTCAAAGTCGGCGATGCTGCTCCTGAGTTCTGGGGGTATCATGCCGGGGGTGAGGCTTATGATTATGGGAAATCGTTTCGGGGTAAAACGATTCTGTTGATCTTCTGGTCGCTGGAAGATCCGGACCACGAGCAACTCAACGGGCGGCTGCGAAAGATCCGCCGGCGGTTCCTGGATCAGCAGGATTTCATCATGGTCAGTCAATGCGTTGACCAGGACTATGAAAAGTGGATCGCGTATTGCAAGCGGCAGAAACCCCTCGATGGGAATGCTTTTTACAGTGACGGGAAGTGGATCCACCAGACGCAGGGGGGATTCAATCTGGATGAATTGAATTCGGCGAAAGAATTTGGCATGACCAAAACGCCGGCCTTTTTTCTGCTGGGGCCGCAGCGGAAATTCCTGGCGGTGAAGATTCCGGAGAAACAGCTGGTGGAGCAGATTCAGGCTGTTTTGAAACAGCAGACGGGCCGGTAG
- a CDS encoding toll/interleukin-1 receptor domain-containing protein, whose product MSEASSNLIPKSLFYSYSHEDEELRNELEKHLSLLKHQGIIREWHDRQILGGEEWKYEIDENLENADIILLLISASFHASDYCYTKEMDRALERHDAGEAVVIPVILRDCDWHSALYGKLQALPKDGKPITGPAWHNRDEAFTDVARGIRAVVSKKKRQLK is encoded by the coding sequence ATGAGTGAAGCTAGCTCTAATCTAATTCCCAAGAGTCTATTTTACTCCTACTCCCACGAAGATGAAGAACTACGCAATGAGTTAGAAAAGCATCTTTCATTACTGAAACATCAGGGAATTATCAGAGAATGGCATGATCGTCAGATTCTAGGTGGTGAGGAATGGAAATATGAAATCGATGAAAACCTGGAAAATGCAGATATTATTCTTCTCTTAATCAGTGCCAGCTTTCATGCCTCTGATTATTGCTATACAAAAGAGATGGATCGGGCACTTGAAAGGCATGACGCTGGTGAAGCCGTTGTGATTCCTGTCATCTTAAGAGACTGTGACTGGCACTCCGCTTTATACGGAAAGCTTCAAGCTTTACCTAAAGATGGAAAACCGATTACTGGACCTGCTTGGCATAATAGAGACGAAGCATTTACGGATGTTGCCAGAGGTATTCGAGCTGTCGTTTCAAAAAAAAAACGACAGCTAAAGTAG
- the fxsT gene encoding FxSxx-COOH system tetratricopeptide repeat protein translates to MPFRRNPAFTGREEELKDLRERLTTGGKTAVTQAIRGLGGIGKTQLAVEYAYRYQKEYEHVFWVQLTDDDQEAEELKEKISSDPSLQILGSYVDYCKKLQIPFDETKAETVKQALKRWMEQHPNWLMIYDNADQPDCLESFLPLQSQGHILLTSRANIFARLGILEPIDVQKLPLDQATEFLIKRVSKRLDDSEQNLARKLATELDGLPLALEQAGAYIQETAITFKRYLENYRRLKLDLLEKQKPVMGDYPESVQTTWSMNFEEIKQQAETTADLLRFCAFLAPDAIPYDLIAEGAGFLGEAIEEVISQSDDPMLAVNDVLQPLLKYSLISIVPGKEEFSIHRLVQEVMKAEVQSRDEEPIWEERVVNTVNQIYPWPEPNNWKTCRRLLPQSKTAIEYIKHSKIKTENSGDLLIKQGRFFFDAGEYAEAEPLYLQAIEIRRAVLGETHPDFATTLNNLAGLYKSQGRYEDAEPLFLQAIEIRCAVQGETHPDFATSLNNLAGLYKSQGRYEDAEPLYLQAMEIRRAVLGEDHPSFAISLSNLALLYINQGRYADAEPLYLDAIEICRAVLGETHPDFAGSLNQLASLYRIQGRYAEAEPLFLQAMEIRRAVLGEDHPSFAISLNNLALLYLKQRRYVEVEPYYLQAMKICRAVLGENHPNFATSLDNLASLYRTQGRYAEAEPLFLQAMEIRRAVLGEDHPSFATSLNNLASFYRIQGRYAEVGALYLQSIEILLSTFGSDHPNSKIVMSNYQRFKEMRTEDKEDEKEKDA, encoded by the coding sequence CTGCCATTTCGGAGAAATCCTGCTTTTACGGGACGCGAAGAAGAACTGAAAGATCTTCGCGAGCGTCTTACGACCGGCGGCAAAACGGCTGTGACGCAAGCCATTCGTGGTTTGGGTGGGATCGGCAAAACGCAACTTGCTGTGGAATATGCTTATCGCTATCAGAAAGAATACGAGCATGTTTTCTGGGTGCAACTGACTGACGATGACCAGGAAGCAGAAGAGCTAAAGGAAAAGATATCCTCTGATCCCTCGTTGCAGATTCTGGGCAGCTATGTTGACTATTGTAAGAAATTACAAATTCCATTTGATGAAACCAAAGCTGAGACTGTAAAGCAGGCATTGAAGAGATGGATGGAACAGCACCCAAACTGGCTGATGATTTATGATAATGCGGATCAACCAGATTGTCTTGAATCTTTCTTGCCCTTGCAAAGCCAGGGACACATTCTCTTGACTTCGCGGGCGAATATCTTTGCCAGACTCGGAATTCTGGAGCCGATCGATGTACAAAAACTTCCACTCGATCAGGCTACGGAGTTTTTAATCAAACGCGTCTCCAAAAGGCTTGATGATTCAGAACAAAACCTGGCGAGAAAACTGGCTACAGAACTAGATGGATTACCTTTGGCTTTAGAGCAGGCAGGAGCGTATATTCAAGAGACCGCAATCACATTTAAACGATACTTGGAGAATTATCGACGATTGAAATTGGATCTGTTAGAAAAACAAAAGCCGGTGATGGGAGATTATCCAGAATCGGTACAGACAACATGGTCAATGAATTTCGAAGAAATCAAGCAACAAGCGGAAACAACTGCTGACTTGCTTCGTTTCTGTGCATTCTTGGCGCCGGATGCTATTCCTTATGATTTAATTGCAGAAGGAGCCGGTTTTCTGGGGGAAGCGATTGAGGAAGTGATCAGCCAGAGTGACGATCCGATGTTAGCCGTAAACGACGTGTTACAACCACTCTTAAAATATTCGCTCATCAGTATCGTTCCAGGAAAAGAGGAGTTCAGCATTCATCGTCTGGTTCAGGAAGTGATGAAAGCAGAAGTGCAATCCAGGGATGAGGAACCGATCTGGGAAGAACGGGTTGTAAATACCGTCAATCAGATCTATCCTTGGCCAGAACCTAACAACTGGAAGACTTGCCGTCGTTTATTACCGCAAAGTAAGACCGCCATCGAATATATTAAACATTCAAAGATCAAAACGGAAAACAGTGGGGATTTATTGATCAAGCAAGGTCGATTTTTCTTCGATGCTGGTGAATACGCAGAGGCAGAACCTCTCTATCTGCAGGCAATAGAAATTCGTCGTGCTGTGCTGGGTGAAACCCATCCGGATTTCGCGACCACTCTGAATAATCTGGCTGGTCTGTATAAAAGCCAGGGGCGTTACGAAGATGCGGAACCCCTCTTTCTGCAGGCAATCGAAATTCGTTGTGCTGTGCAGGGGGAAACACATCCAGATTTCGCGACCAGCTTGAACAATTTGGCTGGTCTGTATAAAAGTCAGGGGCGTTACGAAGATGCGGAACCCCTCTATCTCCAGGCGATGGAAATTCGTCGTGCTGTGTTGGGAGAAGATCATCCCTCCTTTGCGATAAGCCTAAGCAACTTGGCTCTTCTCTATATTAACCAAGGACGTTACGCCGATGCGGAACCCCTCTATCTTGATGCCATAGAAATTTGTCGAGCAGTGCTGGGTGAAACCCATCCGGATTTCGCGGGCAGCCTCAACCAACTGGCTAGTTTATATAGAATCCAAGGACGTTATGCCGAGGCGGAACCTCTCTTTCTACAAGCGATGGAAATTCGTCGTGCTGTGCTGGGTGAAGATCATCCCTCCTTCGCGATCAGTCTCAACAACTTGGCTCTTTTATATCTAAAGCAGAGACGTTACGTGGAGGTGGAACCATACTATCTTCAGGCGATGAAAATATGTCGTGCTGTATTGGGGGAAAACCATCCTAATTTCGCAACCAGCCTCGACAATCTGGCAAGTTTATATAGAACCCAAGGGCGTTATGCCGAGGCGGAGCCTCTCTTTCTGCAGGCAATGGAAATTCGTCGTGCTGTGCTGGGTGAAGACCATCCATCCTTCGCAACCAGCCTTAACAACTTGGCTAGTTTTTATCGAATACAGGGGCGGTACGCAGAGGTTGGAGCACTTTATCTACAGTCCATAGAAATACTTCTGTCAACGTTTGGATCAGATCATCCCAATTCGAAGATTGTAATGAGTAATTACCAGCGATTTAAAGAAATGCGAACCGAAGATAAAGAAGATGAAAAGGAGAAAGACGCGTAG
- a CDS encoding M16 family metallopeptidase codes for MIFHEAKLDNGLQIIAELNPNAHSLALGYFVRTGSRDETAEVSGVSHFLEHMAFKGNEKYTADDVNRIFDEIGANYNASTSEEITLFYGSFLPEYIDTAMELLSTLIYPTLRQEDFDMEKKVILEEIGMYDDLHSFTAYEKVMQAHFQGHPLGQSILGSVQSITDLTSEQMRDYHAKHYLAGNLTLAIAGNADWIKVLELADKFCKHWPAGKTDRPTDEAQPKTGTQTIIEKKTQQQHIMQLGPAPAAQDLLRLPAEILAVVIGDDSNSRMYWKLVDPGLAESAEIGFNEYDGSGTWLTYLCSDPELTESNLQLIQEIFNEVNQNGITQEELDRAKNKLASRLVLRSERPMGRLSSLGGNWVYRQKYYSVEDDLELLNNISLDDIQTLLKKYPLGHSTTAAVGPMTSVVD; via the coding sequence GTGATATTTCATGAAGCTAAATTAGACAACGGACTGCAGATCATCGCCGAACTCAACCCCAACGCGCACAGCCTGGCGCTCGGCTACTTCGTTCGCACCGGTTCCCGCGATGAAACAGCCGAGGTCTCCGGCGTGAGCCACTTCCTCGAACACATGGCCTTCAAAGGGAACGAAAAATACACGGCCGACGATGTGAACCGCATCTTCGACGAAATCGGCGCCAACTACAACGCCTCCACCAGTGAAGAGATCACCCTGTTTTACGGCTCCTTTCTGCCGGAATACATCGACACCGCGATGGAACTTCTCTCCACATTGATCTATCCCACCTTACGGCAGGAGGATTTCGACATGGAGAAGAAAGTCATCCTCGAAGAGATCGGCATGTACGACGATCTGCACAGCTTCACCGCCTACGAAAAAGTGATGCAGGCCCACTTCCAGGGGCACCCGCTGGGGCAGAGCATCCTCGGCTCCGTGCAGTCGATCACCGATCTCACGTCCGAACAGATGCGCGATTATCACGCCAAACATTATCTGGCCGGCAACCTGACACTGGCCATCGCCGGCAATGCCGACTGGATCAAAGTCCTCGAACTGGCCGACAAGTTCTGCAAGCACTGGCCCGCCGGGAAAACCGATCGCCCCACCGACGAAGCCCAGCCAAAGACCGGCACACAGACCATCATCGAGAAAAAGACCCAGCAGCAGCACATCATGCAACTCGGCCCGGCTCCCGCCGCACAAGACCTGCTGCGTCTGCCAGCCGAAATCCTGGCGGTCGTGATCGGCGACGACTCCAACAGCCGGATGTACTGGAAGCTGGTCGACCCGGGCCTGGCCGAATCCGCCGAGATCGGCTTCAACGAATACGACGGCAGCGGCACCTGGCTGACCTACCTCTGTTCCGACCCCGAACTAACCGAAAGCAACCTGCAACTGATCCAGGAAATCTTCAACGAAGTCAACCAAAACGGCATCACCCAGGAAGAACTCGACCGCGCCAAAAACAAACTCGCCTCCCGATTAGTGCTACGCAGCGAACGCCCCATGGGCCGCCTGTCGTCCTTAGGTGGCAACTGGGTCTACCGCCAGAAATATTATTCCGTCGAAGACGACCTGGAACTCTTAAACAACATCAGCCTGGACGACATCCAGACGCTGCTGAAAAAATACCCACTGGGGCATAGCACGACCGCCGCCGTGGGGCCGATGACGAGTGTTGTTGATTGA